Proteins from a genomic interval of Medicago truncatula cultivar Jemalong A17 chromosome 3, MtrunA17r5.0-ANR, whole genome shotgun sequence:
- the LOC25489862 gene encoding farnesylcysteine lyase isoform X1 — protein MHMLLLPLLLTFLNLSQAQPPSDAPLSSTVCIIGAGIGGSSVAHFIRKYSPDLTPTTKIRVFERNTIVGGRIATVNVAGETFEAGASILHPKNLHAVNYTKLLNLKAREPSSGFSLAIWDGNKFVFKTIEISSNLPLFDKLLKLPFIENLVSLVNSGLMFVRYGFSLFKMQNFVQSAVGSFSKYYEDTGSRPIFETVDEMLKWAGLFNLTTRTLQDELVDAGLSPLLINELVTVITRINYGQSVYMSGLGGAVSLAGSGGGLWSIEGGNRQMAVGLIDRSDVALHLNEGIKSVADLGDHYELNSTKGNNYICEVAVVATPLDEINIQFIPPISIPERKLQHTHATFVRGLLNPVYFGLKATAKIPDLVATLEDPELPFTSISVLKKHNEEESTYKIFSRKPMADTLLNSIFSVRKETIRIDWAAYPQYHAPEIFAPFILDGRNLYYVNAFENAASTMETSAVSAENIARLILSRYFGKVSVHSSNLKASSQEEDAHLEL, from the exons ATGCATATGCTACTACTCCCTCTGTTGTTGACCTTCCTTAACCTCTCCCAAGCTCAACCACCCTCCGATGCACCACTCTCATCCACCGTCTGCATCATCGGAGCCGGCATCGGCGGCTCCTCCGTCGCCCATTTCATCCGCAAATACTCTCCCGACCTCACTCCAACCACCAAAATCCGAGTATTTGAACGCAACACCATCGTCGGTGGCCGCATAGCCACCGTCAATGTCGCAGGAGAAACATTCGAAGCTGGAGCTTCCATTCTTCATCCGAAGAATCTTCACGCTGTCAATTACACAAAGCTTCTCAACCTTAAGGCCAGAGAGCCTAGTTCGGGATTCTCTCTTGCCATTTGGGATGGAAACAAGTTCGTTTTCAAAACGATTGAAATCAGTTCCAATCTTCCCCTTTTCGATAAGCTTCTTAAACTTCCTTTTATTGAGAATCTCGTTTCGCTCGTCAATTCGGGACTCATGTTCGTTCGTTATGGATTCTCGCTTTTTAAGATGCAGAACTTTGTTCAG AGTGCTGTGGGTAGCTTCTCGAAGTACTACGAGGATACTGGTTCAAGACCTATTTTTGAGACTGTGGATGAGATGTTGAAATGGGCTGGACTGTTTAATCTTACTACCAGGACTTTACAAGATGAATTGGTTGATGCTGGGTTGTCTCCCCTGTTGATCAATGAACTTGTCACG GTCATTACACGTATTAATTATGGTCAGAGTGTCTACATGAGTGGGTTGGGAGGTGCAGTTTCGCTGGCAGGATCAGGTGGAGGATTGTGGTCCATTGAGGGGGGCAACCGGCAAATGGCTGTTGGGCTGATTGATCGGTCGGATGTTGCATTACATCTGAATGAAGGAATAAAATCTGTTGCTGACCTTGGAGATCATTATGAACTCAACTCAACAAAAGGAAACAATTACATATGTGAAGTTGCTGTGGTTGCCACACCATTGGATGAgataaatattcaatttattCCCCCAATTTCAATTCCGGAGAGAAAATTACAGCACACACATGCAACTTTTGTCAGGGGCCTTCTAAACCCT GTATATTTCGGTCTGAAGGCTACAGCAAAAATTCCAGATCTTGTGGCCACATTGGAGGACCCTGAACTTCCATTTACAAGCATTTCAGTTCTCAAGAAGCACAATGAAGAAGAATCAACTTATAAAATATTCTCTCGTAAACCAATGGCAGACACATTACTTAATAGCATTTTCAG TGTGAGGAAGGAGACAATTCGGATAGACTGGGCTGCCTACCCTCAGTATCACGCCCCAGAAATATTTGCACCGTTTATATTGGATGGTCGAAATCTGTACTATGTTAATGCGTTCGAAAATGCGGCTAGCACCATGGAGACAAGTGCTGTGTCAGCTGAGAATATTGCCCGACTCATACTCTCAAGATATTTTGGCAAAGTAAGTGTGCATTCATCTAATTTAAAGGCTAGTTCTCAAGAAGAAGATGCTCATTTAGAACTGTGA
- the LOC25489862 gene encoding farnesylcysteine lyase isoform X2 encodes MHMLLLPLLLTFLNLSQAQPPSDAPLSSTVCIIGAGIGGSSVAHFIRKYSPDLTPTTKIRVFERNTIVGGRIATVNVAGETFEAGASILHPKNLHAVNYTKLLNLKAREPSSGFSLAIWDGNKFVFKTIEISSNLPLFDKLLKLPFIENLVSLVNSGLMFVRYGFSLFKMQNFVQSAVGSFSKYYEDTGSRPIFETVDEMLKWAGLFNLTTRTLQDELVDAGLSPLLINELVTVITRINYGQSVYMSGLGGAVSLAGSGGGLWSIEGGNRQMAVGLIDRSDVALHLNEGIKSVADLGDHYELNSTKGNNYICEVAVVATPLDEINIQFIPPISIPERKLQHTHATFVRGLLNPVYFGLKATAKIPDLVATLEDPELPFTSISVLKKHNEEESTYKIFSRKPMADTLLNSIFSVRKETIRIDWAAYPQYHAPEIFAPFILDGRNLYYVNAFENAASTMETSAVSAENIARLILSRYFGKEVNP; translated from the exons ATGCATATGCTACTACTCCCTCTGTTGTTGACCTTCCTTAACCTCTCCCAAGCTCAACCACCCTCCGATGCACCACTCTCATCCACCGTCTGCATCATCGGAGCCGGCATCGGCGGCTCCTCCGTCGCCCATTTCATCCGCAAATACTCTCCCGACCTCACTCCAACCACCAAAATCCGAGTATTTGAACGCAACACCATCGTCGGTGGCCGCATAGCCACCGTCAATGTCGCAGGAGAAACATTCGAAGCTGGAGCTTCCATTCTTCATCCGAAGAATCTTCACGCTGTCAATTACACAAAGCTTCTCAACCTTAAGGCCAGAGAGCCTAGTTCGGGATTCTCTCTTGCCATTTGGGATGGAAACAAGTTCGTTTTCAAAACGATTGAAATCAGTTCCAATCTTCCCCTTTTCGATAAGCTTCTTAAACTTCCTTTTATTGAGAATCTCGTTTCGCTCGTCAATTCGGGACTCATGTTCGTTCGTTATGGATTCTCGCTTTTTAAGATGCAGAACTTTGTTCAG AGTGCTGTGGGTAGCTTCTCGAAGTACTACGAGGATACTGGTTCAAGACCTATTTTTGAGACTGTGGATGAGATGTTGAAATGGGCTGGACTGTTTAATCTTACTACCAGGACTTTACAAGATGAATTGGTTGATGCTGGGTTGTCTCCCCTGTTGATCAATGAACTTGTCACG GTCATTACACGTATTAATTATGGTCAGAGTGTCTACATGAGTGGGTTGGGAGGTGCAGTTTCGCTGGCAGGATCAGGTGGAGGATTGTGGTCCATTGAGGGGGGCAACCGGCAAATGGCTGTTGGGCTGATTGATCGGTCGGATGTTGCATTACATCTGAATGAAGGAATAAAATCTGTTGCTGACCTTGGAGATCATTATGAACTCAACTCAACAAAAGGAAACAATTACATATGTGAAGTTGCTGTGGTTGCCACACCATTGGATGAgataaatattcaatttattCCCCCAATTTCAATTCCGGAGAGAAAATTACAGCACACACATGCAACTTTTGTCAGGGGCCTTCTAAACCCT GTATATTTCGGTCTGAAGGCTACAGCAAAAATTCCAGATCTTGTGGCCACATTGGAGGACCCTGAACTTCCATTTACAAGCATTTCAGTTCTCAAGAAGCACAATGAAGAAGAATCAACTTATAAAATATTCTCTCGTAAACCAATGGCAGACACATTACTTAATAGCATTTTCAG TGTGAGGAAGGAGACAATTCGGATAGACTGGGCTGCCTACCCTCAGTATCACGCCCCAGAAATATTTGCACCGTTTATATTGGATGGTCGAAATCTGTACTATGTTAATGCGTTCGAAAATGCGGCTAGCACCATGGAGACAAGTGCTGTGTCAGCTGAGAATATTGCCCGACTCATACTCTCAAGATATTTTGGCAAA GAGGTTAATCCCTAG
- the LOC11420731 gene encoding vacuolar protein sorting-associated protein 20 homolog 2, whose translation MGNIFVKKPKVTDVDRAILALKTQRRKLAQYQQKLDAVIEAEKQAARDLIREKKKDRALLALKKKKTQEELLKQVDTWLINVEQQLADIELTSKQKAVFESLKAGSKAIEAIQSEINIEDVQKLMDDTAEAKAYQDEINAILGEQLSAEDEEEILAEFENLETQFAVEDLPEAPSTVPDKVDEKLDLPDVPTKAPVTTTSDAEVSIKRKVMEEPLAA comes from the exons ATGGGGAATATATTCGTGAAGAAACCTAAGGTAACCGACGTAGATCGTGCAATTCTAGCACTCAAGACCCAGAGACGCAAACTTGCTCAGTATCAACAAAAG CTTGATGCTGTTATTGAAGCAGAAAAGCAAGCTGCACGAGACTTGATTcgtgaaaagaagaaagacagGGCATTGTTGGcgttaaagaagaaaaagacacaagaagaATTGTTGAAGCAAGTTGACACATGGCTTATAAATGTTGAGCAAcaa TTAGCAGATATTGAACTGACAAGCAAGCAGAAGGCTGTCTTTGAAAGTTTAAAGGCTGGTAGTAAAGCAATTGAGGCCATACAAAGTGAGATAAACATTGAAGATGTTCAGAAACTTATGGATGACACCGCTGAAGCAAAAGCTTATCAAGAT GAAATTAATGCAATACTTGGGGAGCAATTATCAGCAGAAGATGAAGAGGAGATTTTAGCAGAGTTTGAGAACTTGGAAACCCAG TTTGCAGTGGAAGATCTTCCTGAAGCTCCTAGCACAGTTCCTGACAAGGTTGACGAAAAGTTGGACCTTCCTGATGTTCCAACCAAGGCACCAGTTACCACTACGAGTGATGCTGAAGTAtctataaaaagaaaag TTATGGAGGAACCATTGGCAGCCTGA
- the LOC11434077 gene encoding F-box protein At5g39450, with the protein MCDSNMLLYLPDDVFAIISKSFSPRDICNLSLCCKSLNSLVASEKIWLTQCQVLCIVPHKDLVEWRKGVCSYKALCRFLLKVQPLIGIWVHQNPELGNVVYVMPGFVSVVGCRVIPQELGPLGMEDGPILWASVFEVIADFDGSPMFFLHGREKGIDYIYPGSARCIDKFCNILLLEVEPEQNKNVGSLLQSKSFVHQSGLELSRKVSRSNSDICRPQMVIGNNNEGNVTFSKLAFSDRRKLLEVTTGQVRQKIPDTVLGPLFPRLRDDEGNFQKDLVLLRERRSQLSRLYKLGSSEIDYKANSQEVVGSKQLELDDDPARAVPDSLFGEDGGTQSVKRKGIHRYFWNSLKHILGRSNSINDSHSASKKLTTSSEKRHAQLQEFLKSSNTTRLTLNASNVKLTSYRAWPNMHDSRFALYKLPLRVPSADQEYAGLWGGAFGWPPGKPSEDKPGKALFFLLLSYEEFQGQQLLIATKILEGTHYVLHPNGSAMFIANINEPSSEPFPWNTDADSLPVNIKHVYTGEGIASGYGFRYPGSKPGSLFVFHNGVIAFIWKETRAVLTLQRLNLQELLKKGERIPSLPPIANFSYLTKSYSNVFAGFPTSSNSLSSPRKARH; encoded by the exons ATGTGTGATTCAAACATGCTTTTATATCTACCTGATGATGTATTTGCAATAATTTCTAAGTCCTTTTCACCAAGAGATATATGCAATCTGAGTTTATGCTGCAAGAGCTTGAACTCTCTTGTGGCATCTGAAAAAATCTGGCTAACTCAGTGTCAAGTTTTGTGCATAGTTCCTCATAAGGATCTTGTTGAATGGAGAAAGGGTGTGTGTTCTTACAAGGCACTTTGTCGTTTTCTGTTGAAAGTTCAACCATTGATTGGAATATGGGTTCATCAGAATCCTGAGCTAGGGAACGTTGTATATGTGATGCCTGGTTTTGTTTCTGTTGTTGGTTGTAGGGTCATTCCACAGGAGCTTGGTCCTTTGGGTATGGAAGATGGTCCAATTCTATGGGCCTCTGTTTTTGAAGTTATTGCTGATTTTGATGGTTCACCTATGTTTTTCCTTCATGGAAGGGAAAAGGGTATTGATTATATTTATCCTGGTTCAGCTAGGTGTAttgataaattttgtaatatattGTTGCTTGAGGTTGAGccagaacaaaataaaaacgtTGGTAGTTTGTTGCAGAGCAAAAGCTTTGTGCATCAATCTGGTTTGGAGTTGTCGAGGAAGGTTAGTAGGTCGAATAGTGATATATGTAGGCCACAAATGGTGATTGGAAATAATAATGAAGGAAATGTTACCTTTAGCAAATTAGCTTTTTCTGATAGAAGAAAGTTGCTTGAGGTTACTACTGGCCAAGTTCGACAAAAGATTCCGGATACGGTGTTAGGACCATTGTTTCCTAGATTGAGGGATGATGAGGGAAACTTTCAGAAAGATTTGGTGCTTTTGAGGGAAAGAAGATCACAACTTAGTCGATTATACAAGCTTGGTAGTAGTGAGATTGACTATAAGGCGAATTCTCAGGAGGTAGTTGGTTCAAAACAGTTAGAACTGGATGATGATCCTGCTAGGGCTGTGCCTGATTCTCTGTTCGGGGAGGATGGTGGCACACAATCTGTCAAGAGAAAAGGCATCCACAGATATTTCTGGAATAGCCTTAAACATATTCTAGGAAGATCAAATTCAATTAATGACAGTCATTCAGCTTCCAAGAAGCTTACTACAAGCAGTGAGAAAAGGCATGCTCAACTTCAAGAGTTTCTTAAATCGAGTAACACAACAAGGCTAACCTTGAACGCATCGAATGTGAAACTAACCTCTTATAGAGCGTGGCCGAATATGCACGACAGTAGGTTTGCACTTTACAAGCTGCCATTGCGAGTTCCCAGTGCCGACCAAGAATATGCCGGTTTATGGGGAGGTGCTTTTGGCTGGCCTCCAGGAAAGCCTTCTGAAGACAAGCCTGGAAAGGCtttattctttcttctcctCTCTTATGAGGAGTTTCAGGGTCAACAACTTCTCATTGCAACCAAAATATTAGAAGGCACACACTATGTCTTGCACCCTAATGGTTCGGCAATGTTTATAGCGAATATCAACGAGCCTTCGTCTGAACCCTTTCCTTGGAACACTGACGCAGACTCTTTGCCGGTGAATATCAAACATGTTTACACCGGAGAGGGTATTGCGAGTGGTTATGGGTTCAGATACCCTGGATCAAAGCCCGGCTCGCTCTTTGTTTTTCATAACGGTGTAATTGCATTCATTTGGAAGGAGACAAGGGCCGTTTTGACCTTGCAAAGACTTAACTTGCAAGAACTTTTGAAGAAGGGTGAAAGAATACCTTCTCTGCCTCCCATTGCCAATTTTTCGTATCTGACAAAGTCGTACTCAAATGTGTTTGCCGGCTTTCCTACCTCTTCCAATTCTCTGTCTTCACCAAG GAAAGCACGGCACTAG